Proteins from a single region of Aquamicrobium lusatiense:
- a CDS encoding enoyl-CoA hydratase/isomerase family protein: MSALDVRLDGRTTIFTINRPEKMNAINAEVANEMQRRFAEFDGSDQRVAIITGAGEKAFSSGADVSDIPELWRCIPTIGIVTEKPVICAVHGWCVGGALVMAAMADLCVVTENTRFSYPEGKVGLTGGMIATLAGRIPHKMAMEIMLLGRTVSGRRACEIGLANEVVEDGRHLEAALAMAREMEDMAPLVLKTLKRFVVEHTLIQTPSEKLARAQRDLAVVRTSADLKEGVAAFREKRKPVFNGR; this comes from the coding sequence ATGTCAGCACTGGACGTAAGACTGGATGGCAGGACGACCATCTTCACCATCAACCGCCCGGAGAAGATGAATGCCATCAATGCCGAGGTGGCGAATGAGATGCAGCGGCGCTTTGCCGAATTTGACGGCTCGGATCAGCGGGTCGCGATCATCACGGGCGCAGGGGAAAAGGCTTTTTCTTCCGGCGCCGATGTCTCGGACATTCCCGAACTCTGGCGCTGCATACCAACGATCGGCATCGTCACGGAAAAGCCTGTCATATGCGCTGTCCATGGCTGGTGCGTCGGCGGGGCGCTGGTGATGGCCGCAATGGCGGATCTGTGCGTGGTGACCGAGAACACCCGTTTTTCCTATCCCGAAGGTAAGGTCGGGCTGACAGGCGGCATGATTGCCACGCTGGCAGGGCGCATACCGCATAAGATGGCCATGGAGATCATGCTGCTTGGCCGAACCGTTTCCGGCCGCCGCGCCTGCGAGATCGGACTTGCCAATGAGGTGGTCGAAGACGGCAGGCATCTGGAAGCCGCGCTGGCGATGGCGCGCGAGATGGAAGATATGGCGCCGCTGGTGCTGAAGACGCTGAAGCGCTTCGTCGTCGAGCATACGCTTATCCAGACACCTTCGGAAAAGCTTGCGCGCGCCCAGCGCGACCTTGCCGTCGTCCGCACCAGCGCAGACCTGAAGGAAGGCGTTGCGGCGTTCCGGGAAAAGCGCAAGCCGGTGTTCAACGGCAGATAG
- a CDS encoding TonB-dependent receptor codes for MAVFTYSTTNNTGRRRPGFIAWLGLGVAMIALAGPGNAFGQTRAEQSTEDIEGARAPLLTPEETILLERITVTAQRGPNELFNVAQNVTILTGEQLDSRAVRDIDDMVRYLPGLSVDRETSLNNPYGQLGSFSIRGVGGNRVQILVDGARVQEQTIYGSRDFADPFNMKAVEIVRGPSSVLWGADALGGVVSFRTRDPQDLLDGSDKPWAGEIKSAYDSFDGSFRKQFTAAASQGDFQMLASFGHLSAHEPRLRNARADGGIWGCPRPASFGCDKLFDADTYAWNALGKLIWTPEDHEFRLTGEFFRRHTEVDQVWDAFAASSGYASASYPRELDMQRTRLALEHKWTLNTPLLDEIKWQLSYSPQKRDTSGTQTRIFATRTDTYTPVRNYGETFLEADVQLTSRFATGGIAHKLIYGFDGDLTDSSYDGYNIVHRSDTGATTIQTNQGYNFPEVKTRRADFYIQDEMELLDGRLRITPGVRFATYRIDPTGDTGYKPLPGNEPEVTSNTKLIKKLGLIYELDDSYSAYASYGEGFKMPTSQQMFVSASDPFIGGIVLPNPGLKPESVRNYEIGLRGLFDRGSFSAGVFYADYQDFIRGPMNLDPTRPNVWTYDNVEDVKLWGIEIAGEYEFHADWWASAAISYQHGTQRVAGGKKTPFDGAVPLTAVLGLRHFIADWNLEAEVLGTFGAAVTRRASPNAFLPGGYAVFDAYLNWKPRNNLELNAGIQNMFDTRYFRNSLYGYDVTPASAATAGARPLEAQVAPGRTFKLGATLRF; via the coding sequence ATGGCTGTCTTCACATATTCTACCACAAACAATACGGGTCGCCGCAGGCCGGGCTTTATCGCATGGCTTGGCCTTGGGGTGGCAATGATCGCTCTGGCAGGTCCGGGAAATGCTTTCGGGCAAACGAGAGCCGAGCAGAGCACGGAGGACATTGAAGGGGCGCGGGCTCCTCTTTTGACGCCCGAAGAAACCATTCTTCTGGAGCGCATAACCGTCACTGCCCAGCGCGGCCCGAACGAACTGTTCAACGTCGCGCAGAACGTCACCATCCTGACCGGCGAACAACTCGACAGCAGGGCCGTTCGCGATATCGACGACATGGTGCGTTATCTTCCCGGTCTGAGCGTCGACCGCGAAACCTCCCTCAACAATCCCTATGGCCAGCTTGGTTCGTTCAGCATCCGGGGCGTCGGCGGCAACCGGGTGCAGATCCTTGTCGATGGCGCGCGGGTTCAGGAACAGACGATCTACGGCAGCCGCGACTTCGCCGATCCCTTCAACATGAAGGCGGTTGAAATCGTTCGCGGTCCGTCTTCCGTGCTGTGGGGGGCGGATGCGCTGGGCGGCGTCGTTTCGTTTCGCACTCGCGATCCGCAGGATTTGCTGGATGGTTCCGACAAGCCATGGGCGGGTGAAATCAAGAGCGCCTATGACAGCTTCGACGGCAGCTTCCGCAAGCAGTTCACGGCGGCGGCCTCGCAGGGCGATTTCCAGATGCTGGCGAGTTTTGGCCACCTGTCCGCCCATGAGCCACGGCTGAGGAATGCGCGCGCCGACGGCGGCATCTGGGGATGTCCGCGTCCGGCCTCTTTCGGCTGTGACAAGCTGTTCGATGCCGACACCTACGCATGGAACGCGCTCGGCAAGCTGATCTGGACCCCCGAAGATCACGAGTTCAGGCTGACCGGGGAGTTCTTCAGGCGCCACACCGAAGTCGATCAGGTGTGGGACGCTTTTGCCGCCTCCAGCGGCTATGCCAGCGCCAGCTATCCGCGCGAGCTGGACATGCAGAGGACGCGTCTGGCGCTGGAGCACAAATGGACGCTCAACACGCCGCTGCTCGACGAAATCAAGTGGCAGCTGTCCTATTCACCGCAGAAGCGCGACACATCGGGCACGCAGACACGCATCTTCGCCACGCGTACGGACACATACACGCCCGTGCGCAATTATGGCGAAACCTTCCTTGAGGCGGATGTGCAGCTGACCAGCCGTTTCGCCACCGGCGGCATCGCCCACAAGCTGATCTACGGTTTCGACGGCGATCTGACGGATTCCTCCTATGACGGCTATAATATCGTCCACCGATCCGACACCGGCGCGACGACGATCCAGACCAATCAGGGCTACAACTTCCCCGAAGTGAAGACCCGCCGGGCGGACTTCTACATTCAGGATGAGATGGAACTGCTGGACGGGCGGCTCAGGATCACGCCCGGCGTTCGCTTTGCGACCTACAGGATCGATCCCACCGGGGACACGGGATACAAGCCCCTTCCCGGCAACGAGCCCGAGGTGACGAGCAACACGAAGCTCATCAAGAAGCTCGGCCTGATCTACGAGCTGGACGACAGCTATTCAGCCTATGCCTCCTATGGTGAAGGCTTCAAGATGCCGACGTCGCAGCAGATGTTCGTTTCGGCCAGCGACCCGTTCATCGGCGGCATCGTTCTGCCAAATCCCGGTCTGAAGCCGGAATCGGTCAGGAACTACGAGATCGGCCTCAGAGGGCTGTTCGATCGCGGAAGCTTCAGCGCCGGTGTCTTCTATGCCGACTATCAGGATTTCATTCGCGGGCCGATGAATCTCGATCCCACGCGGCCCAATGTCTGGACCTATGACAATGTCGAGGATGTCAAACTGTGGGGCATCGAGATCGCCGGCGAATATGAGTTCCATGCCGACTGGTGGGCATCTGCGGCGATCTCCTACCAGCATGGCACGCAAAGGGTGGCGGGCGGAAAGAAGACGCCCTTCGACGGGGCCGTGCCGCTGACGGCGGTGCTTGGCCTGCGCCATTTCATCGCCGACTGGAATCTGGAAGCGGAGGTTCTGGGCACCTTTGGCGCAGCGGTGACCCGCCGCGCCAGCCCGAACGCCTTCCTGCCGGGTGGCTATGCGGTGTTCGATGCCTATCTGAACTGGAAGCCGCGCAACAATCTGGAGCTCAACGCGGGCATCCAGAACATGTTCGACACGCGCTACTTCCGAAACAGCCTCTACGGTTACGATGTCACCCCTGCCTCCGCCGCCACGGCGGGAGCGCGCCCGCTTGAGGCGCAGGTTGCGCCGGGGCGCACCTTCAAGCTGGGAGCAACGCTGCGCTTCTAG
- a CDS encoding Rid family hydrolase, translated as MTRRNISSGSHFEAAYGYSRAVVTGSQAFVSGTVGMNYATGTIDPDAAMQVRQIVTNIEAALAQADFRRADIVQLTTYIAGAELMPAVGAALGETFGDIRPANTVVVVGFPVPGVLVEISAVAVRG; from the coding sequence ATGACGCGTCGTAACATCTCCTCCGGCTCGCATTTCGAGGCGGCCTATGGATATTCCAGAGCCGTGGTGACCGGGAGCCAGGCTTTCGTTTCCGGCACGGTGGGCATGAATTACGCCACCGGCACGATCGATCCCGACGCGGCCATGCAGGTGCGCCAGATCGTAACCAATATCGAGGCAGCCCTTGCACAGGCGGATTTCAGGCGGGCTGACATCGTCCAGCTCACCACCTATATTGCCGGCGCAGAGTTGATGCCGGCCGTGGGGGCGGCGCTCGGCGAGACATTCGGGGACATCCGGCCGGCCAATACGGTTGTGGTCGTGGGTTTTCCGGTGCCCGGTGTTCTGGTTGAAATCAGCGCGGTCGCGGTGAGGGGCTGA
- a CDS encoding ChuX/HutX family heme-like substrate-binding protein has product MGTADERPLRIMRVCRWVDLTPTMRRVTLAGADVGPLAGSGLHARLLFPEDDQPQWPHVSADGRPVWNRGQARMPIRAYTLRNIRADAGEVDIDFFLHDGDGVAASWAKNVKADALLGIIGPIGRPVDEADWYLFAGDESSLPPIARMLENLPHDARGLVLIEIANAQERQVLQAPAGMEIRWLQRDGEPGLPHGRLLAQAVVETPVPETGRVACWLGAELTAFQIARAHWRKLGHIDESRIHVAPYWNAAKQTRTEVKLLARPTPAELFEPVDTEGLAALWRRNLADRTPSGVPDFAAAHAVTEAHLMAALVGESVIRLDTDWEGIVQALPEAGEVTVVTRNPAATHRKHGVFDRIMWNEERPVVLDRNINLRIRLESWTHGFFAGAQIAGYDADGLHIFDSCGRSVLHVLACTPAGGEKLRELAQRFRDSDQNPRIGVHRPSPPPAAPDDAEIDVAALAAQWRSMLDTHDIFALARRHGAQRTQSYRLVPDDLAWQVDTELFFEVLKEAARQGEGVMIFVGSPGNVQIHIGQVNTVSVTAKRLSVEDETFGLEIARSHAASCWLVSKPTIDGEIRSIELFDDQGDQIAWVFGERRPGSAQAHSWHALLDRICGRTPVAIPA; this is encoded by the coding sequence ATGGGGACCGCAGACGAGCGCCCGTTGCGCATCATGAGGGTATGCCGGTGGGTGGATCTGACGCCCACCATGCGGCGGGTGACGCTTGCCGGAGCCGACGTCGGGCCGCTGGCTGGCAGCGGATTGCACGCAAGGCTGCTGTTTCCCGAAGACGACCAGCCACAATGGCCGCATGTCAGCGCCGATGGCCGCCCGGTCTGGAACCGGGGACAGGCGCGGATGCCGATACGGGCTTACACCCTGCGCAACATTCGTGCCGATGCCGGTGAAGTCGACATCGACTTCTTCCTGCATGACGGGGACGGGGTCGCCGCTTCATGGGCGAAAAATGTGAAGGCGGATGCTCTTCTGGGCATCATCGGCCCCATTGGCCGCCCTGTCGATGAAGCCGACTGGTATCTGTTTGCCGGCGATGAATCTTCCCTGCCCCCGATCGCGCGCATGCTGGAAAATCTGCCTCATGATGCCCGCGGGCTTGTGCTGATCGAAATCGCCAATGCGCAGGAGCGGCAGGTTCTGCAAGCGCCGGCCGGCATGGAAATACGATGGCTTCAGCGCGATGGCGAGCCCGGCCTGCCGCATGGCCGGCTGCTGGCGCAAGCGGTGGTGGAAACGCCCGTTCCCGAAACGGGCCGTGTCGCCTGCTGGCTCGGCGCTGAACTGACCGCCTTCCAGATTGCCCGCGCTCACTGGCGCAAGCTCGGTCACATCGATGAAAGTCGCATCCACGTAGCGCCCTACTGGAACGCCGCGAAACAGACGCGCACCGAGGTGAAGCTGCTCGCCCGCCCCACCCCGGCCGAACTTTTCGAGCCGGTCGACACCGAAGGTCTGGCCGCGCTGTGGCGACGGAATCTGGCGGATCGGACCCCGTCTGGCGTACCCGATTTCGCAGCCGCGCACGCTGTCACCGAAGCGCACCTGATGGCGGCTCTGGTCGGAGAAAGCGTCATACGGCTGGATACCGACTGGGAAGGCATTGTGCAGGCCCTGCCGGAAGCGGGGGAAGTTACCGTCGTGACCCGCAATCCTGCCGCAACCCATCGCAAGCATGGCGTCTTCGACCGGATCATGTGGAATGAGGAACGCCCCGTCGTTCTCGACCGCAACATCAACCTGCGCATCAGACTGGAAAGCTGGACGCACGGCTTCTTTGCCGGCGCACAGATAGCCGGATACGACGCTGACGGGCTGCACATATTCGATTCCTGCGGGCGGTCTGTCCTGCATGTTCTTGCGTGCACGCCGGCCGGCGGTGAAAAGCTGCGCGAGCTTGCGCAGCGTTTCAGGGACAGCGATCAGAACCCCCGGATTGGTGTGCACCGCCCTTCCCCGCCCCCGGCTGCACCCGACGACGCCGAAATCGATGTGGCGGCATTGGCCGCGCAGTGGCGCTCCATGCTCGACACCCATGATATTTTCGCGCTGGCCCGCCGCCACGGCGCGCAGCGCACCCAGAGCTACCGGCTGGTGCCGGACGATCTGGCCTGGCAGGTCGATACCGAGCTGTTCTTCGAGGTGCTGAAGGAAGCAGCCAGACAGGGCGAAGGCGTCATGATCTTCGTCGGTTCGCCGGGCAACGTGCAGATCCATATCGGACAGGTGAACACTGTCAGCGTAACGGCGAAGCGCCTTTCGGTGGAAGACGAGACCTTCGGGCTTGAGATCGCCAGATCCCATGCAGCGAGCTGCTGGCTCGTGTCCAAGCCGACCATCGATGGCGAAATCAGGTCCATCGAGCTGTTTGACGATCAGGGCGATCAGATCGCATGGGTGTTCGGCGAACGCCGCCCCGGCAGCGCTCAGGCGCACTCCTGGCATGCCCTGCTCGACCGGATTTGCGGAAGAACGCCCGTGGCAATCCCGGCCTGA
- a CDS encoding ABC transporter ATP-binding protein/permease: protein MIEILRHVSRILKLCTSGRGGRITLLIYGVVLVLELASIVVALRVIDWTKDFYDALQQMNAAEALHQTWIFAAIVVAEASRNLCSIYFRKMLEIRWREALTARLLDKWLQGGHYHRIQEFTEGGLLDNPDQRIAEDSRIFISGNVADSTTASGFVPLSLDIVTRMVGLISYASVLWGLSGFALDLGVLGVDWSLPRYMVWFAFAYVILAIAITHLLGRPLKELYFRQQQREADYRFGLVHVRRNADQIAQLDGAAAERRELDRRFGRIVANWRRLIGQELRLSSFTYPYYYTALRIPTFLAMPAYFAGALTFGGMMQISSAFAKVVTTLSWFIFSYRPLSELAAAAKRLGGLIEFLDRPPQAVAPAISAGSSPDGVFRAQALELAAPGTKPFLALPELRLNRGESIWLSGPSGVGKTTLGKAIAGLWPHGRGEVLFPASGFFVIPQHPYLPLGDAVEAVCYPLPVSAFSDQEIDAALEDVGLKPDVIRAMGPEDLTTLSGGELQRLVLARLFLHRPQWVIMDEATSALDRAAEEKIFLRLSRKLADTGFIVISHRRPEGLGHVSEVDLSLHSLKSDPQPGLPHLQEASA from the coding sequence ATGATTGAGATACTGCGCCATGTCTCGCGGATCCTGAAGCTGTGTACCAGCGGCAGGGGCGGCAGGATTACGCTGCTGATCTATGGTGTGGTTCTTGTTCTGGAACTGGCTTCCATCGTCGTTGCCCTGCGGGTCATCGACTGGACCAAGGATTTCTACGACGCGCTCCAGCAGATGAACGCGGCCGAAGCGCTGCACCAGACCTGGATCTTCGCGGCCATCGTGGTGGCGGAGGCGTCGAGAAACCTCTGTTCCATCTATTTCCGCAAGATGCTGGAAATACGCTGGCGCGAGGCGCTGACGGCGCGCCTGCTCGACAAATGGCTGCAAGGGGGCCACTACCACCGCATACAGGAGTTCACCGAAGGCGGCCTTCTGGACAATCCCGACCAGCGTATCGCGGAAGACAGCCGGATCTTCATTTCCGGGAATGTCGCCGACAGCACCACCGCTTCCGGCTTCGTTCCCCTGTCGCTCGACATCGTCACGCGCATGGTGGGGCTCATATCCTATGCGAGCGTCTTGTGGGGGCTCTCCGGCTTTGCGCTCGATCTTGGCGTGCTCGGCGTCGACTGGTCGCTGCCGCGCTACATGGTCTGGTTCGCCTTTGCCTATGTCATTCTCGCCATCGCAATCACCCATCTGCTCGGGCGGCCGCTCAAAGAGCTGTATTTCAGGCAGCAGCAGCGTGAAGCCGATTATCGCTTCGGGCTCGTTCATGTTCGCCGCAATGCCGATCAGATCGCGCAGCTCGATGGCGCCGCTGCGGAACGTCGCGAACTCGACAGGCGGTTTGGCCGGATCGTGGCCAACTGGCGGCGCCTCATCGGGCAGGAACTGCGGCTGAGCTCCTTCACCTATCCCTATTATTACACGGCGCTGCGCATCCCCACTTTCCTTGCCATGCCGGCCTATTTCGCCGGTGCGCTCACCTTCGGCGGCATGATGCAGATCAGCTCGGCCTTCGCGAAGGTGGTGACGACCCTGTCATGGTTCATCTTCTCCTATCGGCCGCTTTCGGAACTGGCCGCCGCCGCGAAGCGCCTGGGTGGGCTGATCGAATTTCTGGACAGGCCTCCGCAAGCCGTCGCACCCGCCATCTCGGCAGGGTCATCGCCCGACGGAGTTTTTCGCGCACAGGCGCTGGAACTGGCCGCTCCCGGCACGAAACCCTTTCTGGCTCTGCCGGAACTTCGTCTCAACCGGGGCGAGTCCATCTGGCTGAGCGGGCCTTCCGGGGTCGGCAAGACCACGCTGGGCAAGGCCATCGCCGGTTTGTGGCCACATGGACGCGGTGAGGTGCTCTTCCCGGCGTCCGGCTTCTTCGTCATTCCCCAGCACCCCTATCTGCCGCTGGGCGATGCGGTGGAAGCGGTCTGCTATCCCCTGCCTGTTTCGGCTTTCAGCGATCAGGAGATCGACGCCGCACTGGAGGATGTCGGGCTGAAACCTGACGTCATCCGGGCCATGGGACCCGAGGATCTGACCACGCTTTCAGGCGGCGAACTTCAAAGGCTGGTTCTGGCCCGGCTCTTCCTGCACAGGCCGCAATGGGTCATCATGGATGAGGCGACGAGCGCGCTGGACCGGGCGGCGGAAGAAAAGATCTTCCTCCGCCTGAGCCGGAAGCTGGCAGACACCGGGTTCATCGTCATCTCGCATCGCCGGCCGGAGGGGTTGGGGCATGTCAGCGAAGTCGACCTTTCCCTGCACAGCCTGAAATCCGATCCGCAGCCCGGCCTCCCGCACTTGCAGGAGGCAAGCGCATAG
- a CDS encoding ABC transporter ATP-binding protein gives MQPLLEVANLRAGYGPAQVLHGVDLSVSAGEIVSIIGPNGCGKSTLLKSIMGYVPWSKGEMRLEGHSILGRQTEELVGLGLGFVPQLANTFKGMTVRENLELGGYTLDRAAVSRRIEELVGIFPILTPRMRQKAGTMSGGERQTVALASALMAGPRLLLLDEPSAGLSPSATADMFASVKELPAKLGITVLMVEQDVYGALEISDRGYVLAMGQNEFSGSAADILNDRRIGIAYLGMDPDEQEAGHDAS, from the coding sequence ATGCAGCCGTTGCTTGAAGTCGCGAACCTGCGCGCCGGCTACGGTCCGGCACAGGTGCTGCACGGGGTGGATCTGTCGGTTTCTGCCGGCGAGATCGTATCGATCATCGGACCGAACGGTTGCGGCAAGTCCACGCTGCTCAAGTCGATCATGGGCTACGTGCCGTGGTCGAAGGGGGAAATGCGCCTTGAAGGCCACAGCATCCTCGGCAGGCAGACGGAAGAGCTGGTCGGGCTCGGGCTCGGGTTCGTTCCCCAGCTTGCCAACACGTTCAAAGGCATGACCGTTCGCGAGAATCTGGAGCTGGGCGGCTATACGCTCGACCGAGCGGCGGTGTCGCGGCGCATCGAGGAACTGGTCGGCATTTTCCCCATACTGACTCCGCGCATGCGCCAGAAGGCGGGCACCATGAGCGGTGGCGAACGCCAGACCGTGGCGCTCGCTTCGGCGCTGATGGCCGGCCCCCGCCTGCTGCTGCTCGACGAGCCGTCCGCCGGGCTGTCGCCCTCCGCCACGGCCGACATGTTTGCCAGCGTGAAGGAACTGCCCGCGAAGCTCGGCATCACCGTGCTGATGGTGGAGCAGGACGTCTATGGCGCGCTCGAAATCTCCGACCGCGGCTATGTGCTGGCAATGGGCCAGAACGAGTTTTCCGGCTCCGCGGCCGATATCCTCAACGACCGCCGCATAGGCATCGCCTATCTCGGCATGGATCCCGACGAACAGGAAGCTGGCCATGACGCGTCGTAA
- a CDS encoding FCD domain-containing protein: MSGLKAIDPIDRQETLGGMAHRSLRSALMAGNFRPGEKITIRAVAAVLNVSMTPAREALFNLVAEGILELDQNRTVRIPALTPERVAEITAIRLSLEKLATEAATAIIDDETVDRIEAFHNELVDHFAAKDYTAMIEANWKVHFTLYEAAGMPTLLKMIESLWLTVGSYLVTIYPDFATPADGLPHHEKLIGALRTRNASVAAQAIATDIQFSAEALTRAVAHHEERRLHGTFPISRKL; encoded by the coding sequence GTGTCCGGCTTGAAGGCTATCGATCCGATTGACCGGCAGGAAACGCTGGGCGGCATGGCGCATCGCAGCCTGCGCAGCGCGCTGATGGCCGGCAATTTCCGTCCCGGCGAGAAAATCACCATCCGGGCCGTCGCCGCCGTGCTCAATGTCAGCATGACGCCGGCGCGCGAGGCGCTCTTCAACCTCGTGGCCGAGGGTATTCTCGAACTCGACCAGAACCGCACGGTGCGCATTCCCGCCCTGACGCCGGAGCGCGTGGCAGAGATCACGGCCATCCGCCTGTCGCTGGAGAAGCTCGCCACCGAGGCCGCAACCGCGATCATCGATGACGAGACCGTCGATCGCATCGAGGCTTTCCACAACGAACTCGTCGACCATTTCGCCGCGAAGGACTACACGGCCATGATCGAGGCGAACTGGAAGGTGCATTTCACCCTCTATGAAGCGGCGGGAATGCCGACGCTGCTGAAGATGATCGAGAGCCTGTGGCTCACGGTCGGCTCCTACCTCGTCACCATCTATCCGGACTTCGCCACGCCGGCCGATGGCCTGCCTCATCACGAGAAGCTGATCGGGGCCTTGCGGACACGCAATGCCTCGGTGGCCGCACAGGCCATCGCAACCGATATCCAGTTCTCGGCAGAAGCACTCACGCGCGCAGTCGCCCATCATGAGGAGCGGCGACTGCACGGGACATTTCCCATATCCAGAAAGCTCTAG
- a CDS encoding ABC transporter ATP-binding protein, with amino-acid sequence MATPLLAVERLSKSFSGFHALQDVSLEVAERSIVGLVGPNGCGKSTLFNCVSGFLPFDSGQVRFRGEQIGGMAPHRIARLGLVRTFQNGHATKRMTVLENMLMAAAGQTGELPLQALLRRAAIRTQQTAQLGRAREILETLKLTRVANEYAGNLSGGQQKLLALGRAVMCDADLIMLDEPAAGVNPTLVREFVSMVRDLRDRSAKTFLIIEHDMKFISGACDHVFVLSAGRNLSSGTPAQMQRDPRVLEVYLGKRHAAVA; translated from the coding sequence ATGGCGACACCCCTGCTGGCCGTTGAGCGCCTGTCCAAGAGCTTTTCCGGCTTCCACGCGCTTCAGGACGTTTCGCTGGAAGTCGCCGAGCGCAGCATCGTGGGGCTGGTCGGCCCCAATGGCTGCGGCAAGTCCACGCTGTTCAACTGCGTCAGCGGCTTCCTGCCGTTCGACAGCGGGCAGGTCCGTTTCAGGGGCGAGCAGATCGGCGGCATGGCTCCGCACCGGATCGCGCGGCTCGGGCTGGTGCGCACCTTCCAGAACGGCCATGCCACCAAACGCATGACGGTTCTGGAAAACATGCTGATGGCGGCAGCCGGTCAGACCGGCGAGCTGCCGTTGCAGGCGCTGTTGCGCCGCGCCGCGATCAGGACGCAGCAGACGGCTCAGCTCGGCCGGGCGCGCGAAATCCTCGAAACGCTGAAGCTGACGCGGGTCGCCAACGAATATGCCGGCAATCTGTCCGGCGGCCAGCAGAAGCTTCTGGCGCTCGGCCGCGCGGTGATGTGCGACGCGGATCTCATCATGCTGGACGAGCCGGCGGCCGGCGTGAACCCCACGCTGGTGCGCGAATTCGTCTCCATGGTGCGCGATCTGCGCGACCGGTCGGCCAAGACCTTCCTCATCATCGAGCACGACATGAAGTTCATCAGCGGGGCCTGCGATCATGTGTTCGTGCTGAGCGCCGGCCGCAATCTTTCCTCCGGCACGCCGGCGCAGATGCAGCGCGATCCGCGCGTGCTGGAGGTCTATCTGGGGAAGCGCCATGCAGCCGTTGCTTGA